The Oenanthe melanoleuca isolate GR-GAL-2019-014 chromosome 1, OMel1.0, whole genome shotgun sequence genome segment AGTGAGGCTGCTGTAGCAGATGGATGGAGTGCGGATCTCCAAACATTAATGTTCCATTAGTGATTCAGGAGGTGGAGTGAAAGGAAATCTTATGTGAAGGATGGCAGAGCCCCGGATAACAGAAACAAATGGAACAGTGACGGACTAAAAGCAAGAGAACTTTAACAAGTCTTACTTAGACACCAAGGTCTGTGTGACAAATCCAGTACGCACTGAGAGAGACACACAAAAGTCAGAAGATTGCATTTCAAGCTTGATATATCCTAGAGCACCTTCCCAGGATGCCTAGAGCTATTAACATCCACGGATTGCTCCATCTTCCCTTGGCTTTTGTACATGCCTGAATGCCCACGGCACATGGCTTTGAGGATGATGAATGTAACAAGAGTACAGCAATCAGAATGGGCATCTTCTACATAAAAGTCTTCCAGCTTTTAGTGAATACTTATTCACCGAGATAGGAATTCTACAGACTAGGTAAGCTGTCCAGCTCGCGTCGGTTCCTGGAGAAAGAGCTGTTGCCTTCTCCCCCCTGTGCTTAAGTCAATGCTAGCACACAAGGCGTCATCACAAACCCCAACAGAAAGCATTTGACCAGTGAGTTTCCTCTACGACTCAACTGTACCACAGAGCTGGTTGTGTGTTTCTCAGACCTTGTAATAAATGTTTGCTGGACTCTGAGGAGGCATCTCTTGAACTATGTACACCGGATGTCCATAGTCGCCGCTGACCTTTTCATAGTGGGGGCAAAAGACACTGTCTGCAGTCCTTAGAGGAATGATAATGTCACTGGGCTCAGAACCATTGTTGTTGCCACTGCGTTTTGGGGTGGCTAATGTACTAAGTGACAGAGTTGTCGTGTGTTGCGGGGAATGCTTCCTGTGTCTTCTCCGGTACTTCAACAAAAGAACCACCAAAGtgatgatgatgacgatgaAAATGATGCACCCTGATGCAATCCCTGCAAATAAGGCCACCTCTGAACCCAGTATACTGGAATGCCCAGCCTTACTGCCATCTGTGCTAGATCCTGGAAAGAACGGAAATACAATAGACAAAAGTTATTGCCATCCTGTGACCCATTTACGTTGCTTAAAAATGTGTAGAGTAAGCAAGACTGGAAGAATTAACTGACAGCTAAACTTTGACAAACCAATTACCCTGTTAGATAGCTAAATGCAAACAGCCGAAGTCAGCAATCAATATAAAGCAAGACTTTGTGCCTGTTGGTCTCACTTTTGTGTTGCTCCCAAACCACCCTGTTTCATACATCATCATCCATCAGCGGTGAGAACTGTCACTGACAAGACAGCCTTTGATGCACACAGCATCTTTTAACAGATGCaggccagccccaggcacaaGAGAGGGTGGGATAGGAGACTGGAAGGGAAAATAACACAGGGAAACGACAATTCTCAGAACAACTGGTACTGTTCAGTGCCACACTGTTCCCTCTGCTGTTTTATCTTTCGCATATTGGTTTAAGCTAAACCATCCTTAGTGCCTCTTTACATGGACTCCTCTTGTTTGGAAATGAAACCAAGGAGCTTGAGGCAGCATGGGAGACAGGCAGAATGGCTATGGCATGTCTGTTAGCATTAACTTACATTcacttaaaagaaaacaataccACGCATTTGGTAGTCAGGAAAAGATCACATGGTGAACAGCCTGTTGAATATTTACTGCTAATCAAATCACCATATTATTTGTCACAAAAATTACATGAATGTTCATTGACACTTTTTCATTTCTAAGTTTGAACCAATTTCCCTCTCTTGATGCTGACTCACAATGGAAAGCTGCTCCATGCACATAAGTGTTAACTCTTCCTACCAAAGCCTCTGCAGGGATCAGCTCAAGCCACTCCCTCTATCATAGATTCATTAGCCCACTAAGTAAAGACAGAGCTGGCAAGGAAAACTTGTGGCCTTTTTTGGGAAACCCAGAATCACCTGTCAGCAAAGATTTTGCTTTGCAGCATTACTAATTACTGAATTTTCTTCTGGACAGCTTGAGTCTTAAGAGTTAGATTTTCTCTTGTTCAACCTGAGTGAAATGAACCCTGAAGATACTTGTTTCAAATcatctatttattttgtttaaataattactttataaaaaaataaaaacaaaaccccaaaactttacACTTAGTAGAAGACCAGGCACACATGTCTGCACTTTATATGGTCAGCTAAAAGAGCAGGACATTAATTATAGATGCCTTGAAATAAACTTTATAAATGGCTGTCGAGAACCACTTGATAATGTATTATGCgggaaaagaaagagacttGTTCATCTGCCAGAGTACTAAATGTAAGGCAGCACTGGACCAATGTAAAGCTGCTTAGCAAATGTCCTATCCAAAAATTTTCCTGTAAATGAGAGACACTGTCACAAGACGTAATTAACTTCCACAGCAGTGTGGaagaggggagagcagctgctgccaaaacttGCAGCTCCCACACACTATCCACCAGAGCAATCAGAACTGGCTTTTGCTTCATCTCACGatgaaaacatttgcttttctggCATGTTAACggtaaaataaaacacatttggGGACAAAGGAGGGGAAGACATTCCAGGGCAAAGTCCCACCACACCTACCTGAGTGGTCCTTCACAAAGGGGCTGGTGGTGGAACTCTTCCCGTTGGTGCCAGCCTCCTGCTCGGGGCGCTTGGTGGGGTCCGTGTGCCGGGGCTGCCCTGCCGAGTTGGGATCTGGGGGAGACAAAGACGACTCATGCAGCTTTGGCACTTGGCGCTATGGAGCCTCACAAGCTGGCTCCAGGTACCTCGTGAGACACAAATGGTTTAACAGAAGAACCTTTATGCAAAGGACTGGGAGATAtaagaaagtaattttccttttaaagcaaaatgGTTATATTAGTTATTTCAGGTTTAAATTGTGAGGCCATCTGCAGAAACTATAGGGTCTCCTGTAATTGGCAAGAAAAGCTTTGCAGATGACATTTCAGTTTAACTGAGGAAGTTGATTGACTACTAAACCAACTGGTACTTAGAAGAATAATTCTTTCTTCCTGCACAATAGGTTATCTATATGTGAAAAGAGACAATGAACAAAAACCTCTCTGTAATCAGAATTCATAACAAGCAAACTATAGAAATATTAGCTCCCCtcttttcatgtattttaaataattctgagcagcagagttgtggcttttgtttttaaaataaaaataaaaatgactgaAACACACTACTCCCAGGTGACCTTTCCTTCTAGGGACCTCTCCAATGAAGAGATCTTATTACACTAACCCTCCTTCTGTAGAAATCTGTCAGTagctgaggaagagaaaatagGCTTTGCTTTCAGACTATATGGGAGGAATGACCACACTAGACTCGACTGGCTCTCTGCTCTACACTGCTAAAAGAAGCCTAAAAACTAAAAAGGACATTGAGACCGATCAAAGTGATTTCATGAAACAGCAGATGGTCTTTACCTTGTCCAACTTTCATGAGGATCTTCATGGTTTTTGTCTGGCACACCCCTCCCTCCTGGTTATCCAGGCCCTCCAAAGACCCATTTGATGTtgctgattaaaaataaaagaaaaataaataaaaataaaaataaataaaaatcaggaaatcaACAGGCAAAGTGATGTGAACATGAGTGTCTGAAAGCAAGGATCTTTCAATCTACCAGGACCTGTTCTTGTTGCTCAGGCTGACCTATGGAAAGTTGTGAAATGTTGAAAGCCAAAGGAATGAATACACTGGTAAGCTGCACAATATACACAAATGGAGGAATGTGTTATCAAGGTTTCAAATTTACCCAGcagccttttattttcctatgCACAAttgactgactgactgacttGGACAAAAACACACCATCTTGCTAAAAAGGTGATGGAGTCAGCTGAAAAGGAAGCTCTGGCAGGCTCAGAggagaaaagcactgaaaaatcaccctttttttcccctcccaacATTATCTTTATAATCACCATGTTACACCTGCTTCCTCTATTACAAATCTCCTGCTGGAAGAAGTGAACGCATACAAAAGACTCAGGTGAAAGCTAAGATTCCGAACTGATTGGAAAaccatttaatattttaaagtacaaTCTCACTTTTCTCAGCATTGAGCCTCTGCGGGGGTGGGTGGCAAAGGGGAACACGCTCTATTCCCAGGGAAACCTTTCAGCTCACACAAACACCAGGGTGCTTTCCCCTGTGCTGCTATTGTTCCTGCTTATCTGGGTGCCAGCTGGAGCTCGCTGTGCGAGCCGGGCACCACTCCCCTGGAGAATCCACAGCCCTGAATCACGCTGACGgcccagccagctgctgcttgtgaAACAGCTGCTGGAAAGTGGTCTGggagctcctcagcagcaggtACTGCAGCCACTGCACTGCGCTGGCCACcatgagcagggcacagctgctcgCACAATGgtgggctctgctctcactATGCAGGGGATGCACCGCGGGCTTTCCTGCCCTGGTCGTCTGAGGATGGAAATGCCACTGTCTTTCCTTGGGGCTGTTTATCTGAGGCCCAAAATGAACTTATGAGAGGGTGCACAGGCCCCAGCACTGGGCTACCAGCATGGAGAATGGGATGTCGGGGAGCTCACTGCTGGCCGTGGCGGCGCTGAGCTGCTGAAGCAGCACatgcctccccctgcccctctcctttCAGCCTGTGGGCTTTACACTCCTCAggtctttgtttttaattctcGCTCCTTCTCTTTCACCTTCCTCGGggattttctttcaaatgcagTCTATGtatatttccttttcccttcacAATGTCCTCCTACCCCCATGGAAGTATTTTTCTTGCTCTAATCTTCTCTCTAGCCGTAAAGATATAAACCCCATACTGCTGAACCCTGCTTCCTAGCCTTTGATCTGCGTCTTGTTTTTGTTCCACTTCTGACTCTTTTGTGACCAACTCGAATTACAGCTACCATACAAACTTCCCAAactgtgctttcttttcctaaaaTTCCCTTCTCCTCATAAGTggtccctcccagttcctcctCTTGTTCCCTCCCCCCTGTAAAAAACATGACAATAGCTGTATGGCAAAAAGacttttcaaaacacaaaagagCACGTTGAGTAATTTAAGATAAAAGCTGATCTGAAATGTGTCACTGCATTGCCAGGCTTGGAAAATAATGGAGACatatagttttgttttcttttggttttttttttccagaggggaaaaaaaaaatcaataccaAGAACCCATCCTGGACATAAATCAAATGTGTCTTTGCTGAAAGTGTTTTTTATGATCTATTTGCCAATGTACCAGCACAAggacacagagaaaaaatgcagtaaataGAAATACCAAAGCTGAGCACCAATTGAACGTAGAAATAATAAACACTGACTTTGTCTTGTGGTTTTGttatttgattctttttttaatcaagcCAAAAGGAATCACATCTCCTTAAACACCTTCTACTTGATTTTAATTGAACCGAATGCTGCTTCTTCTGAACATCAATgcctttttattctttaaagGCCTATCCACTTAACCCACAGAGCAGGAGACCTCAACAGGATGCAGACGACGCAGTCTGACCTCAGTACAGAATAAGAAAGTAAGATGGCaaaaaaagaatgcagaatTACTTCAAATACAGTCTCCAAACGGGAAGACCCAGATGTACAATGAGTCTGGTGTGTGCCTACGCCAGCGCAATCTGCCTCGCTTGCTTCTAAAAGAATGCTTTCATAGCTTTGATGTCAGATGAATGAATTTGCAGAAGTATTCACTTTTTCCACAGTTCTTCAAGGGATTTTAGGAAAGCCTACGCTGTAGCTCAGAGTACAGACTGCTACGTCCTGAGGAATAGGGAATTTTCAAAGAGAAGCATTTCAGTGACAAAGCAAAGTTTCcttctcagcttttcctgtaATTAAACTGACAATTACCCAAGGCCACtggaggaaattattttttgaaattcATTAAGACTATCGAAATACAACCTTGCATATCCCTAGTGTACCAGGAAGAAAGTGGGTAGCTTTAAACACATCGTTTTAAGCTTTGAAAAGCTGCACTGAGAAAAAGAAGTAATCTaggacagcagagaaaacagtttCATACTGCTAATGCCCCTTGACAGTGCAGTGTGCAGAAGTCAAACAAGGCAGCGAGTACAAAATATTCCTCAAACACTTGCTGAGGCCCTTCTATATTGATCTCCAAATGAAAATCACACCCACTGTCATT includes the following:
- the EFNB2 gene encoding ephrin-B2 is translated as MAARRRDASAWKYCWGAVMVLCRTALARSIVLDPIYWNSSNPKFLPGQGLVLYPQIGDKLDIICPKVDSKTIGQYEYYKVYMVDKDQADSCAIKKDNTPLLNCAKPDQDVKFTIKFQEFSPNLWGLEFQKNKDYYVISTSNGSLEGLDNQEGGVCQTKTMKILMKVGQDPNSAGQPRHTDPTKRPEQEAGTNGKSSTTSPFVKDHSGSSTDGSKAGHSSILGSEVALFAGIASGCIIFIVIIITLVVLLLKYRRRHRKHSPQHTTTLSLSTLATPKRSGNNNGSEPSDIIIPLRTADSVFCPHYEKVSGDYGHPVYIVQEMPPQSPANIYYKV